Proteins co-encoded in one Bradyrhizobium sp. 170 genomic window:
- a CDS encoding vitamin B12-dependent ribonucleotide reductase produces the protein MRIERRNTTSGQSPYAGIDFRLTTSEIRNPDGSIVFRLENVEVPQFWSQVASDVLAQKYFRKAGVAARLKKVEEETVPSWLWRSVPDTEALALLPESERFVSELSAKQVFDRLAGCWTYWGWKGNYFSSEEDAQAFFDELCFMLAKQMVAPNSPQWFNTGLHWAYGVDGPGQGHYYVDPFTGKLTKSKSAYEHPQPHACFIQGVGDDLVNEGGIMDLWVREARLFKYGSGTGSNFSRLRGEGEKLSGGGRSSGLMSFLKIGDRAAGAIKSGGTTRRAAKMVVVDADHPDIETYIDWKVKEEQKVAALVTGSKINQKHLKAVLKACVNCEGSGDDCFDPEKNPALRREIKLARRALVSDNVIKRVIQFAKQGYKDIDFPTYDTDWDSEAYLTVSGQNSNNSVSLKDDFLRAVETDGDWNLIGRTNKKITKTLKARELWEKIGHAAWASADPGLHFNTTMNDWHTCKASGDIRASNPCSEYMFLDDTACNLASANLITFYSTTTKRFDVESYEHLCRLWTIVLEISVMMAQFPSKAIAELSYEFRTLGLGFANIGGLLMTMGLPYDSKEGRSLCGALTAIMTGVAYATSAEMAKELGPFPGYKKNTQHMLRVIRNHRRAAHGESRGYEALAVNPVPLDHASCPQADVITHAKAAWDKALELGELNGYRNAQTTVVAPTGTIGLVMDCDTTGIEPDFALVKFKKLAGGGYWKIINQAVPVALRTLGYSEADIAEIEAYAVGHGSLSNAPGINVSTLRAKGFTDEALAKVEKALPTAFDIKFAFNKWTFGEDFLRETLNIAPEAIAAPGFDLLSAVGFTKREIEAANVHICGAMTVEGAPHLKAEHYAVFDCANPCGKIGKRYLSVESHIRMMAASQPFISGAISKTINMPNDATVEDCKSAYLLSWKLALKANALYRDGSKLSQPLNSQLISDDDDEEDATEAYYEKPMAARAAQVSEKIVEKLVERIVVMREREKMPDRRKGYTQKAVVGGHKVYLRTGEYDDGRIGEIFIDMHKEGAALRSFINNFAIAVSLGLQYGVPLEEYVDAFTFTRFEPAGPVQGNDSIKYATSILDYVFRELAVSYMSRFDLAHVDPTESNFDALGKGVEEGKEPSDSHQATKYLSKGLTRSRTDNLVVMRGVDADARGSHNVTAIAGHGPSARASDAHEGAVALKQESQHDLSPTEKLQWSKSGAAAQAIAPSKAERRAEAKAKGYEGEMCSECGNFTLVRNGTCMKCDTCGSTTGCS, from the coding sequence ATGCGAATCGAACGGCGCAACACCACTTCCGGCCAGTCACCCTATGCAGGGATTGATTTCAGGCTGACGACATCGGAGATCCGCAACCCCGACGGTTCGATCGTGTTCCGGCTGGAAAATGTCGAAGTGCCCCAGTTCTGGTCGCAGGTCGCCTCCGACGTGCTGGCCCAGAAGTATTTTCGTAAAGCGGGCGTCGCCGCGCGCCTGAAGAAGGTCGAGGAAGAGACCGTGCCGTCCTGGCTGTGGCGCTCGGTGCCCGACACCGAGGCGCTGGCGCTTCTCCCCGAATCCGAGCGTTTCGTCAGCGAACTCAGCGCCAAGCAGGTGTTCGATCGGCTCGCCGGCTGCTGGACCTATTGGGGCTGGAAGGGCAACTATTTCTCGTCAGAAGAAGACGCACAGGCGTTCTTCGACGAGCTGTGTTTCATGCTGGCCAAGCAGATGGTCGCGCCGAACTCGCCGCAGTGGTTCAACACCGGGCTTCACTGGGCCTACGGCGTCGATGGCCCCGGCCAGGGCCATTATTATGTCGATCCGTTCACGGGGAAGCTGACCAAGTCGAAGTCGGCTTACGAGCATCCGCAGCCGCACGCCTGCTTCATCCAGGGCGTGGGTGACGACCTCGTCAACGAGGGCGGCATCATGGACCTCTGGGTGCGTGAAGCGCGCCTGTTCAAATACGGCTCCGGCACCGGCTCCAATTTCTCCCGTCTGCGCGGCGAAGGCGAAAAGCTTTCCGGCGGCGGCCGCTCGTCCGGCCTGATGAGCTTCCTCAAGATCGGCGACCGCGCCGCGGGCGCTATCAAGAGTGGCGGCACCACGCGCCGCGCGGCCAAGATGGTCGTGGTCGACGCCGACCATCCAGATATCGAGACCTATATCGACTGGAAGGTGAAGGAGGAGCAGAAGGTTGCCGCTCTCGTCACCGGCTCCAAGATCAACCAGAAGCACCTGAAAGCCGTGCTGAAGGCCTGCGTGAACTGCGAAGGCTCGGGCGACGACTGTTTTGATCCTGAGAAGAACCCGGCGCTGCGCCGCGAGATCAAGCTGGCGCGCCGTGCGCTGGTGTCCGACAACGTCATTAAGCGCGTCATCCAGTTCGCCAAACAAGGCTACAAGGACATCGACTTCCCGACCTACGACACCGATTGGGATTCGGAAGCCTATCTCACGGTATCCGGCCAGAACTCCAACAACTCGGTCTCGCTGAAGGACGACTTCCTCCGCGCGGTCGAGACCGACGGCGACTGGAACCTGATCGGCCGCACCAACAAGAAGATCACCAAGACGCTCAAGGCCCGCGAGCTCTGGGAGAAGATCGGCCACGCCGCCTGGGCCTCGGCCGATCCCGGCCTGCACTTCAACACCACCATGAACGACTGGCACACCTGCAAGGCGTCCGGCGACATCCGCGCGTCGAATCCGTGCTCGGAATACATGTTCCTGGACGACACGGCGTGCAACCTGGCGTCCGCCAACCTGATCACGTTCTATTCGACCACCACAAAGCGGTTCGACGTCGAATCCTACGAGCATCTGTGCCGGCTCTGGACCATCGTGCTCGAAATCTCCGTCATGATGGCGCAGTTCCCCTCGAAGGCGATCGCCGAACTCTCCTACGAGTTCCGCACGCTGGGCCTCGGCTTTGCCAACATCGGCGGTCTCTTGATGACCATGGGGCTGCCTTACGACTCGAAGGAAGGCCGCTCGCTGTGCGGCGCGCTGACCGCGATCATGACCGGCGTCGCCTATGCGACCTCGGCCGAGATGGCCAAGGAATTGGGCCCCTTCCCCGGCTACAAGAAGAACACCCAGCACATGCTGCGTGTGATCCGCAACCATCGCCGTGCGGCGCATGGCGAGAGCCGCGGCTATGAGGCGCTGGCGGTCAATCCCGTGCCGCTCGATCACGCCTCCTGCCCGCAGGCCGACGTCATCACCCACGCCAAGGCGGCCTGGGACAAGGCGCTCGAGCTCGGCGAGCTCAACGGCTACCGCAACGCGCAGACCACCGTGGTGGCGCCGACCGGCACCATCGGCCTCGTGATGGATTGCGACACGACCGGCATCGAGCCTGATTTCGCGCTGGTGAAGTTCAAAAAACTCGCCGGCGGCGGCTACTGGAAGATCATCAACCAGGCGGTGCCGGTGGCGCTGCGGACGCTCGGCTACAGCGAGGCTGATATCGCGGAGATCGAGGCTTACGCTGTCGGCCACGGCTCGCTCTCCAATGCACCCGGCATCAATGTTTCCACCCTGAGGGCAAAGGGCTTCACCGACGAAGCCCTGGCCAAGGTTGAAAAGGCGCTGCCGACCGCCTTCGACATCAAGTTCGCCTTCAACAAGTGGACCTTTGGCGAGGACTTTCTGCGCGAGACGCTCAACATCGCACCGGAAGCGATCGCAGCCCCCGGCTTCGACCTGCTCTCGGCTGTTGGATTCACCAAGCGCGAGATCGAGGCCGCCAACGTGCACATCTGCGGCGCGATGACGGTCGAGGGAGCTCCCCACCTCAAGGCAGAACATTATGCGGTGTTCGACTGCGCCAACCCCTGCGGCAAGATCGGCAAGCGTTACCTGTCGGTCGAAAGCCACATCCGCATGATGGCGGCGTCGCAGCCGTTCATCTCGGGCGCGATCTCGAAGACCATCAACATGCCGAACGACGCCACCGTCGAGGATTGCAAGTCGGCGTATCTGCTGTCCTGGAAGCTCGCGCTGAAGGCCAACGCGCTCTACCGCGACGGCTCGAAGCTGAGCCAGCCCTTGAACTCGCAGCTCATCAGCGATGATGACGACGAGGAAGATGCGACCGAGGCGTATTACGAGAAGCCGATGGCGGCGCGTGCCGCGCAAGTTTCCGAGAAGATCGTCGAGAAGCTCGTGGAGCGCATCGTCGTGATGCGCGAGCGCGAGAAGATGCCTGACCGACGCAAGGGTTACACCCAGAAGGCGGTCGTCGGCGGGCATAAGGTGTACTTGCGCACCGGCGAGTATGACGACGGCCGTATCGGCGAGATCTTCATCGACATGCACAAGGAAGGCGCCGCGCTCCGCTCCTTCATCAACAACTTTGCCATCGCGGTTTCGCTCGGCCTGCAATACGGCGTGCCGCTGGAAGAGTATGTCGACGCCTTCACCTTCACCCGCTTCGAGCCGGCGGGCCCCGTGCAGGGCAACGACTCGATCAAGTACGCGACCTCGATCCTCGACTATGTGTTCCGCGAACTCGCGGTCAGCTACATGTCGCGCTTCGATCTCGCCCATGTCGATCCGACCGAGTCGAATTTCGACGCGCTCGGCAAGGGCGTCGAGGAAGGCAAGGAGCCGTCCGACAGCCACCAGGCCACCAAATATCTGTCCAAGGGCCTGACCCGCTCGCGCACGGATAATCTGGTCGTCATGCGCGGCGTCGACGCGGATGCCCGCGGCTCCCACAACGTCACCGCCATCGCCGGACATGGCCCCAGCGCCCGCGCCTCCGACGCCCATGAAGGCGCGGTCGCGCTAAAGCAGGAATCCCAGCACGACCTGTCGCCGACAGAAAAGCTGCAGTGGAGCAAATCAGGCGCCGCCGCCCAGGCCATCGCCCCCTCCAAAGCCGAACGCCGCGCTGAAGCCAAAGCCAAAGGCTACGAAGGCGAGATGTGCTCGGAGTGCGGCAACTTCACGCTGGTGCGGAATGGGACCTGCATGAAGTGCGATACGTGTGGCAGTACGACGGGGTGTTCGTAA
- a CDS encoding cytosolic protein: MKSLLLLTASGPLLILTSHESLRDQKLLEVLKHKGIGKFVAFEVPLSLAKERYGGHFHAVESNLHETDDLRVLDFNGQRVFQLFRFDELGSPILQEQP, translated from the coding sequence ATGAAATCGCTTTTGCTGCTCACGGCGAGCGGTCCGCTGCTCATTCTCACATCGCACGAGTCCTTACGCGATCAGAAGCTTCTTGAGGTGCTCAAGCACAAAGGGATCGGCAAGTTCGTAGCGTTTGAGGTTCCATTGTCGCTCGCCAAGGAGCGCTATGGCGGGCATTTTCACGCGGTCGAAAGCAATCTGCACGAGACTGATGATTTGAGGGTCCTCGACTTCAACGGCCAGCGGGTCTTTCAGCTCTTCCGTTTCGATGAACTCGGTTCTCCGATCCTACAAGAACAGCCATGA
- a CDS encoding SH3 domain-containing protein, translating to MKLRGLFIAAALLLMPTAALAAPGIVTTTVSLKAGPGEGFPTVDRIPGGARVNIHGCFRGKAWCDVSWSDDRGWVSSRYLQYLYRNRYVYLPDYVDEIDVPIVPFVLTSYWSSYYAGRPWYHRRAHWGGYWQSHERFATRLTIDRSAARIGRAAAARDAALPEGRARVGVEERSRARVEERTRAGATERTRAGVTERVTREKDIATRSAREGRERAAVQPRMTRENVRTTRESARENTRATVRERAAVREQPTARARTQTPPVVARGHDEPRAAAPRIERATPRMTQPDAARGGGGPPTSARAQQTPAPAAPRAAAPATPQGGAPQAAPRGGGGPGGGGGGPGQDRR from the coding sequence ATGAAACTGAGAGGATTGTTTATCGCAGCAGCCTTGCTGCTGATGCCGACCGCCGCATTGGCGGCGCCGGGCATCGTCACCACCACGGTCAGCCTCAAGGCAGGGCCCGGTGAAGGCTTTCCGACGGTCGACCGCATTCCCGGCGGCGCCCGTGTCAACATCCATGGATGCTTCAGAGGCAAGGCCTGGTGCGATGTGAGCTGGTCGGATGATCGTGGCTGGGTGTCGTCGCGATATCTCCAATATCTCTACCGCAACCGCTACGTCTATCTGCCCGACTATGTCGATGAGATCGACGTTCCCATCGTGCCGTTCGTGCTGACCTCGTACTGGTCCAGCTACTATGCGGGACGTCCCTGGTATCACCGCCGCGCCCACTGGGGCGGCTACTGGCAATCGCATGAGCGTTTCGCGACGCGGTTGACGATCGACCGCTCGGCGGCCCGGATCGGCCGCGCGGCGGCAGCGCGCGACGCTGCACTCCCCGAGGGGAGGGCGCGTGTCGGCGTCGAGGAGAGGTCGCGTGCCCGTGTCGAGGAACGGACCCGCGCCGGTGCGACGGAGCGGACCCGCGCCGGTGTGACGGAACGCGTGACGCGGGAGAAAGACATCGCTACACGTAGCGCGCGCGAAGGGCGCGAACGCGCGGCGGTGCAGCCCCGCATGACACGCGAGAACGTGCGGACGACGCGTGAGAGCGCAAGAGAGAATACAAGAGCGACCGTGCGCGAGAGAGCGGCCGTGCGCGAGCAGCCGACGGCCCGCGCCCGCACGCAGACGCCGCCGGTCGTGGCCCGCGGTCATGACGAACCGCGTGCGGCTGCGCCACGGATCGAGCGTGCTACGCCCCGCATGACGCAGCCCGATGCGGCGCGCGGCGGCGGTGGCCCGCCCACGAGCGCACGCGCGCAGCAGACGCCGGCCCCGGCCGCCCCGCGCGCAGCAGCGCCCGCGACGCCGCAGGGCGGCGCGCCGCAGGCCGCACCGCGCGGTGGCGGCGGACCGGGCGGTGGTGGCGGAGGCCCCGGTCAGGACAGGCGCTAA
- a CDS encoding TAXI family TRAP transporter solute-binding subunit, with protein sequence MNILVSAMAVMLAMSLSTTPRMGIVTGGATGTYIKIGEDVRKIAEPSGIYLQVLESAGSIQNVFDVRKKRGVQLGIVQSDVLEYIRDISDDQELKVIATKLAAVYPLYKEEVHVLGDLSLKTLQDLQGKRVAIGPQRSGTYLTAKTIFFQTGITPSKEVFLGGKEALDSLRKGEIDAMFYVAGAPATLFSENTTVDDKFQLIGLDDKALDSYLTAVIPAGTYKWQESEVRTVAVKAVLITFSYAGEQCQNVAKVAKIIRENKAWLDVNGHPKWREVNLDEKLPKWPQYECVAAMQERAQQPKPKGPDIKIVR encoded by the coding sequence ATGAACATTCTTGTTTCGGCCATGGCCGTTATGCTTGCCATGTCGCTCTCGACGACGCCGCGGATGGGAATCGTCACGGGTGGTGCGACCGGCACCTACATCAAGATTGGCGAGGACGTCAGGAAGATCGCCGAACCGAGCGGCATCTACTTGCAGGTGCTTGAATCGGCCGGCTCTATCCAGAACGTGTTCGACGTTCGCAAGAAGCGCGGTGTCCAACTCGGTATCGTGCAGTCGGACGTGCTCGAATATATCCGCGACATTTCTGACGACCAGGAACTGAAAGTTATCGCCACCAAGCTTGCCGCCGTTTATCCGCTTTACAAGGAGGAGGTCCACGTTCTCGGTGATCTTTCCCTGAAAACGCTGCAGGACCTGCAAGGCAAACGTGTTGCGATAGGTCCTCAAAGAAGCGGCACATACCTGACTGCAAAGACGATTTTCTTCCAGACGGGAATCACGCCGTCGAAAGAGGTATTTCTCGGCGGCAAGGAAGCGCTGGATTCGCTGCGCAAGGGCGAAATCGATGCAATGTTCTATGTGGCTGGCGCGCCGGCAACGCTCTTTTCGGAGAACACAACAGTCGACGATAAATTCCAGCTCATCGGGTTGGACGACAAAGCCCTCGACAGCTATCTCACGGCAGTCATCCCGGCCGGCACCTACAAATGGCAGGAATCCGAGGTGAGAACGGTAGCGGTCAAAGCCGTTCTGATAACGTTCAGCTACGCTGGCGAGCAGTGCCAGAATGTGGCCAAGGTGGCCAAAATTATCCGCGAGAACAAGGCCTGGCTGGATGTCAACGGACACCCGAAATGGCGCGAAGTGAATCTCGACGAGAAGTTGCCGAAGTGGCCGCAATATGAATGTGTGGCGGCAATGCAGGAGCGCGCGCAGCAGCCCAAGCCAAAGGGCCCGGATATCAAAATCGTGCGCTAG
- a CDS encoding BA14K family protein has translation MRLSVLSTAVAERAGVLCCVLFMVISAQALAQTSATDNPSPTAAQPSEPAQEKPAAAAEEKPPAADDKPATAEQKPAPAEEKPAIAQDKPASVEEKSAAANDKPAIVEQKPAVADAKPAVVEQKPAPAEEKPAIAHKKPALKQNIVARQSASAVQSKGAEHSKSVQPAKAAKAAHKPRERTMVMVCTQFRTYNPSSGTYRGYDGQTHSCR, from the coding sequence ATGCGTTTGTCAGTTCTATCGACCGCCGTCGCCGAGCGCGCCGGCGTGCTGTGTTGTGTCTTGTTTATGGTGATAAGCGCTCAAGCGCTCGCGCAGACATCGGCCACGGACAATCCGAGCCCGACCGCAGCGCAGCCTTCGGAGCCCGCGCAGGAAAAGCCTGCGGCCGCTGCCGAAGAGAAACCGCCTGCCGCGGACGACAAGCCCGCCACCGCCGAGCAGAAGCCGGCTCCCGCGGAGGAGAAACCAGCAATCGCGCAGGACAAGCCCGCTTCTGTCGAGGAGAAGTCGGCTGCCGCGAACGACAAGCCTGCCATCGTCGAGCAGAAGCCGGCCGTCGCGGACGCGAAGCCTGCGGTTGTCGAGCAGAAGCCCGCTCCTGCCGAGGAAAAACCAGCGATTGCGCACAAGAAGCCCGCCTTGAAGCAGAACATTGTCGCCAGGCAATCAGCAAGCGCTGTCCAAAGCAAAGGGGCAGAGCACAGTAAATCGGTGCAACCGGCCAAGGCAGCCAAGGCAGCCCACAAGCCGCGCGAACGGACCATGGTCATGGTCTGCACCCAATTCCGCACCTACAATCCGTCGTCCGGGACTTACCGAGGCTACGACGGCCAGACGCATTCTTGCCGATAG
- a CDS encoding oxygenase MpaB family protein, producing the protein MPLLLSDDDFENSLDAVRAAAAGPVNGIFGPESLTWRVDREAAIFLGAGRALLLQLAHPWVAAAISEHSRTFADPVGRFHRTFNITFTMVFGTLDQALAASRRLHRRHAAITGTLPQAAGRFEAGSAYHANEVSALRWVHATLVETALQTHDLVLPALSNSEREQYWAEAKLYAALFGVRPTDLLADWTSFTAYTEAMSRSDILAVSPAARDIAQQIFSGSATGLRVPRWYRALTAHLLPERLAREFGFEFGEREAHSMNRALTWIRRIYPRLPMRLRAVGPYQEALARLQGDKQPDLAVRWLNRLWIGRPMME; encoded by the coding sequence ATGCCGTTGTTGTTGTCCGACGATGATTTCGAAAACAGTCTCGACGCCGTTCGCGCGGCGGCGGCCGGACCCGTCAACGGAATCTTTGGCCCCGAGTCCCTGACGTGGCGGGTCGACCGCGAAGCGGCGATCTTCCTTGGCGCCGGGCGGGCGCTGTTGCTGCAGTTGGCGCACCCCTGGGTCGCCGCCGCCATCTCGGAGCATTCACGGACCTTTGCCGATCCGGTTGGCCGGTTTCACCGGACATTCAACATCACGTTCACGATGGTGTTCGGCACGCTCGATCAGGCGCTGGCCGCAAGCCGCCGCCTGCATCGGCGTCACGCTGCGATAACCGGGACATTGCCACAGGCGGCAGGCCGCTTCGAAGCCGGTTCGGCGTACCACGCCAATGAGGTCTCGGCGCTGCGCTGGGTTCACGCCACACTGGTGGAAACCGCCTTGCAGACGCATGACCTCGTCCTGCCTGCACTCAGCAACAGCGAGCGCGAGCAATACTGGGCCGAGGCGAAGCTGTACGCGGCGTTGTTCGGCGTACGACCGACCGATTTGCTGGCGGACTGGACGTCGTTCACCGCCTACACGGAGGCGATGTCGCGCTCGGATATTCTCGCGGTCAGCCCCGCCGCCCGCGACATCGCGCAGCAGATCTTTTCAGGCTCCGCCACCGGACTGCGCGTGCCCAGATGGTATCGCGCGCTGACGGCCCATCTGCTGCCGGAGCGGCTGGCCCGGGAATTCGGATTTGAGTTCGGCGAACGCGAAGCGCACAGCATGAACCGGGCGCTGACGTGGATCCGGCGCATCTATCCGAGGCTTCCCATGCGCCTGCGCGCGGTGGGCCCTTACCAGGAGGCGCTGGCGCGCTTGCAAGGCGACAAGCAGCCGGACCTTGCCGTGCGCTGGCTCAACCGGCTCTGGATCGGCCGGCCGATGATGGAATGA
- a CDS encoding tripartite tricarboxylate transporter substrate-binding protein produces the protein MLLSIDRRRALATISSFVAAPFLAPRVGRAAEAWPIRQVRYVNGFPAGGATDTLSRVLCQKMSELSGQTFVVENKAGAGGVLGADAIAKAAADGYTVGLGGIASNVLAIGSYARLPYHPREDFTFISGMWQLPNILTAKKDLFSADIKELLAAFRKDPGKYTYASAGFGTTLHLSGEMMNSMAGVQVRHVPYRGAAPALNDLLGGNVDLLFDNLPGSLPSVRSGAIRPVAVTAKKRLAELPDVPAFAELLPGYEMTSWTALIGPANMPADLVAQINALTVKALKDPWVKQRYADLGATTWPTTPQEISAYRDSEEARLLPIMKAAGIKPEGG, from the coding sequence ATGCTGCTGTCTATCGACCGCCGTCGCGCGCTTGCGACCATCAGCTCTTTCGTCGCCGCGCCGTTTCTGGCGCCACGTGTAGGCCGGGCGGCAGAGGCCTGGCCGATCCGCCAGGTGCGCTACGTCAACGGCTTTCCGGCCGGCGGCGCCACCGACACGCTGTCGCGCGTGCTCTGCCAGAAGATGAGCGAACTATCCGGGCAAACCTTCGTGGTCGAGAACAAGGCCGGCGCCGGCGGCGTGCTGGGCGCGGATGCGATCGCAAAGGCGGCGGCGGACGGCTACACGGTCGGGCTCGGCGGCATCGCCAGCAACGTGCTTGCGATCGGCAGCTACGCCAGGCTGCCGTATCATCCGCGCGAGGATTTCACCTTCATCTCCGGCATGTGGCAATTGCCGAACATCCTGACCGCGAAAAAGGACCTGTTCTCCGCGGATATCAAGGAATTGCTCGCGGCGTTCAGGAAGGACCCGGGCAAATACACCTACGCGTCCGCCGGCTTCGGCACCACGCTGCATCTCTCCGGCGAGATGATGAACAGCATGGCGGGCGTGCAGGTCCGCCACGTGCCCTATCGCGGCGCCGCGCCGGCGCTGAACGACCTGCTCGGCGGCAATGTCGATCTGCTGTTCGACAATCTGCCGGGCTCGCTGCCGAGCGTGCGTTCCGGCGCGATCCGGCCGGTCGCGGTCACCGCGAAAAAGCGGCTGGCGGAGCTTCCCGATGTGCCCGCGTTCGCCGAACTGTTGCCCGGCTACGAGATGACCTCATGGACCGCACTGATCGGTCCCGCCAACATGCCCGCCGACCTCGTCGCGCAAATCAACGCGCTCACCGTGAAGGCGTTGAAGGATCCCTGGGTGAAGCAGCGCTACGCCGACCTCGGCGCCACTACCTGGCCGACCACGCCGCAGGAGATATCAGCCTATCGCGACAGCGAGGAAGCGCGGCTGCTACCGATCATGAAGGCGGCCGGAATCAAGCCGGAGGGCGGGTGA
- a CDS encoding cupin domain-containing protein, whose product MNQPVPVNPPELRSHIVAASKMPWQPTQFEGIEMKILYQDDEGRSTILFKMAPGAVVPLHEHTALEQTFMLEGSPEDAEGRCGAGDFVWRPGGNIHVAHAPDGATFLAIFNRPNRFFDGTKFFTAEER is encoded by the coding sequence ATGAATCAGCCCGTGCCCGTCAACCCGCCCGAACTTCGCTCGCACATCGTAGCGGCGTCGAAGATGCCCTGGCAGCCGACGCAGTTCGAAGGCATCGAGATGAAGATCCTCTATCAAGATGACGAGGGGCGCTCCACTATCCTGTTCAAGATGGCGCCCGGCGCAGTCGTGCCGCTGCACGAGCACACCGCGCTCGAACAGACCTTCATGCTCGAAGGCTCGCCGGAAGACGCCGAGGGGCGCTGCGGCGCCGGCGACTTCGTGTGGCGACCGGGCGGCAACATCCACGTCGCCCACGCTCCTGACGGGGCGACGTTCCTGGCGATATTCAACAGGCCGAACCGATTTTTCGATGGGACGAAGTTTTTTACGGCGGAGGAGAGGTGA
- a CDS encoding ROK family protein translates to MVRKTGKRASRHTILAIDVGGSRVKFMTDKERTKRAFASGPDLSAKAMVTKVKTLTKDWSYDVISIGYPGPVINNRPLSEPHNLGRGWAGFNFEKAFGCPTRVVNDALMQAIGSYQGGRMLFLGLGTGLGSAMIVDGILEPMELAHLPYRNGKTFEQCVGAAALKRVGKKKWQRAVDDVLARLLAALEPDYVMLGGGNADKIDNLPRKVRLGDNADAFEGGFRLWKKGAVRPSGARR, encoded by the coding sequence ATGGTGAGGAAAACGGGCAAGCGTGCATCGCGACACACGATCCTGGCGATCGACGTCGGCGGTTCGCGCGTGAAGTTCATGACTGACAAGGAGCGAACCAAACGCGCGTTTGCGTCCGGTCCTGATCTTTCTGCGAAAGCGATGGTGACGAAGGTCAAGACGCTGACGAAAGACTGGTCCTATGACGTCATCTCGATCGGATATCCGGGGCCTGTGATCAACAACCGGCCCTTGTCGGAGCCTCACAATCTCGGCAGGGGATGGGCCGGTTTCAATTTCGAAAAGGCCTTCGGCTGCCCGACGAGGGTCGTCAACGATGCGCTGATGCAGGCAATCGGCAGCTACCAGGGCGGCCGGATGCTGTTCCTGGGCCTGGGAACGGGTCTTGGCTCCGCGATGATCGTGGATGGCATTCTGGAACCGATGGAGCTAGCTCACCTGCCGTACCGCAACGGAAAGACGTTCGAGCAATGCGTCGGCGCCGCAGCCCTCAAGCGCGTTGGAAAGAAGAAGTGGCAACGCGCTGTCGATGACGTCCTGGCGCGTCTGCTCGCCGCACTGGAGCCGGATTACGTCATGCTGGGTGGCGGAAACGCCGACAAGATCGACAATCTGCCGCGCAAGGTTCGGCTAGGCGACAACGCCGACGCGTTCGAGGGCGGATTTCGGCTGTGGAAGAAGGGGGCGGTCAGACCGTCCGGCGCACGGCGATAG
- a CDS encoding FMN-binding negative transcriptional regulator → MHILRPQFRIEEERALAFAAERGFGVIVAADERGPRASHVPLVILRRDDRVIVQIHLTAKNPLVPLADGSRRFLLIVSGDDAYVSNDWYASRDNVSTWLYQAVHLSGIAYLRERDDNRAHGDTLLAVSEARLPKQPWELTQMEPTKRETMLASIRVIDLVVDEIEGQSKLNQHKCDEDHVAVANQLARAEETGSRRLAGKMRALRPGLGYDVEQ, encoded by the coding sequence ATGCACATTCTTCGACCCCAGTTTCGCATCGAGGAGGAGCGCGCGCTCGCTTTTGCTGCCGAGCGTGGTTTTGGCGTGATCGTGGCCGCGGATGAGCGCGGCCCGCGCGCCTCCCACGTGCCGCTCGTGATCCTGCGGCGCGACGATCGGGTGATCGTCCAGATTCATCTGACAGCGAAAAATCCGCTTGTGCCGCTCGCCGACGGCAGCAGGCGCTTCCTCCTGATCGTCTCCGGCGACGACGCCTATGTCTCCAACGACTGGTATGCCTCGCGCGACAACGTCTCGACCTGGCTCTATCAGGCCGTGCATCTCTCCGGCATCGCGTACTTACGTGAGCGCGACGACAACCGCGCCCACGGCGACACCCTGCTCGCGGTCTCCGAGGCGCGCCTGCCGAAACAGCCCTGGGAACTCACCCAGATGGAGCCCACCAAGCGCGAGACGATGCTGGCCTCGATCCGCGTCATCGATCTCGTCGTCGATGAGATCGAGGGCCAGTCAAAGCTCAACCAGCACAAGTGCGATGAGGATCACGTGGCGGTCGCCAACCAGTTGGCCCGCGCGGAGGAGACGGGGAGCAGAAGGTTGGCCGGGAAGATGCGGGCGCTGCGGCCGGGGCTTGGGTATGATGTTGAGCAGTAG
- a CDS encoding tRNA-binding protein, with translation MPPLKPPATYDDFARLDIRIGKVVDVQPFPRARNPSYKVGVDVGADRIMWSSAQITNYDPAALLGSLVVCVCNLGAKNIAGFTSELLILGAKDANGNVIVLDPRSEVAIGEPIF, from the coding sequence ATGCCCCCGCTAAAGCCCCCGGCCACCTACGACGATTTCGCCCGCCTCGACATCCGGATCGGCAAGGTCGTGGACGTCCAGCCGTTTCCCCGCGCGCGCAACCCATCCTACAAGGTCGGCGTCGACGTCGGCGCTGACAGGATCATGTGGTCGAGCGCGCAGATCACGAACTACGATCCGGCAGCGCTGCTCGGCTCGCTGGTTGTGTGCGTCTGCAATCTCGGTGCGAAGAACATCGCGGGCTTCACGTCCGAACTCTTGATCCTCGGCGCCAAGGACGCGAACGGTAATGTGATCGTGCTCGACCCGCGCAGCGAGGTGGCGATCGGCGAGCCGATTTTTTGA